CCCGTCATCGTCGTGGGGCCCAAGGGAGAGCTGCGCCGCATCGAGGGCATCGAGTCGCGAGTCGAGCAGATGGCCCGGCAGGCCGAGGACCAGGGGCTCCCGAAGGAGCAGCAGACCGAACTCTCCGAGCTGATGCGCGAGGCCCTGGAGCAGGCCACGCGGACCTGGTGGGAAGCGCTGGTGGGGAAGTGGAGCGGGCTCTCCCTGAAGCCGGGCGAGGTGGTCGAGCGGAGGAGCCAGACGACGGTGCCGCGGCTGGGAAGCAGCGCGGACACAGTGGAGCGTGTGTCCCTGAAGGAGCGGGTCGCCTGCACCGAGGGAGCCGCGGAGCAGCGCTGCGTGAGGGTCGTGCTGGAGTCCTCGCTGGATCCGAAGGGGCTCGAGCAGGCGCAAGCGGGGGCGTTGAAGAGGCTGACGTCCCTCATGAAGGCGAGCATGGGCCGGCGGGATGAGGCGATCCCGGAGATGAAGGTGACGCAGCTGAGGATCGACAGCACCGTCGAGTTCATCGCCGAGCCGGACACCCTCGTGCCCCACCGCCTGCGCACCGTGAGGAGCTCCCTCCTCGTGCTGCAGTTCCCCGATGGAGCTTCGAACAACATCGAGCTCCAGAGCGAGCAGCTCGAGCGCTTCACGCCCCAGGCTCGCTAGGAGCGCGCGCCCCCGCGCTTCTTGTAGGTGAGCAGCGGGGCCAGCGTGGCCACCACCCGGACGAGCCCCGCCTCCACCAGGTCCGTCACCACCCGGTCGATGGCCTTGTACGCGGGCGGGGCCTCCTCGAAGAGCAGGTCGCGGTCCTCGCAGATGACGTGGCTCTTGAAGGAGGTGCGGGTGAGGGACTCGGCGCTGAAGCGCTCGCGCATCCGCTCACGGGCGGTGGTGCGGTTCCACTTGCGGCCGGCGCCGTGCGCCAGGCTGTGCGCGCTCGCGGAGCCCTCTCCCACCGGGAGGACCAGGTAGCTCAGCGCGCCGCGGCTGCCGGGAATCACGACGGGGCCCTGGTCCGAAGGCGCCGCGCCCTTGCGATGCAGCCAGCAGGTACAGCCCTCCACCTCTCGCGACACGACGCTGTTGTGGCAGACGTCCAGGACGCGCCGGCCGCTGGCGCCGATGCCGTCCATCATGCGGTGGGCGATGAGCGCCCGGTTGGCTCGGCCCCAGGCCACCGCGTGGTCATGCCGCGCCAGGTACGCCCGCGCCTCGTCCGAGTCCTCCGCGAGGCCGCCGGCGCCGTGCCGGTCCACATGGGCCCTCAGCGTCGCCTCGCCCAGCCCGCGTGAGCCGGAGTGGACGAGCAGCAGCAGCCGGTCCTCCCTCAGCCCCAACGACGCGAAGGCCGGCGCGTCGTGCACTTCATCCACCCGCTGCACCTCCGCGAAGTGGTTGCCTCCGCCCACCGTCCCCAGCGCCTCCTCGAAGCCGGAGCTCTTCACCCCTTGCTCCGCGAGGAAGGCCGCCGTGTTCCCTTCCCACGGCCCATCGAGATCCAACCGCGCCGCCCACCGCTCTGGCTTCGCCTTGCGCACCGCCAGCTCCACGTCCCACAGCCCCATGCCACAGCCGATGTCATTGCCGACGAGGAAGGGGTAGAGGAAGCCCTCGGAGGCGAGCGCGGCGCCCACCGGCGCTCCCTTGCCTGGATGGAGATCCGGCAGCCCTACCGCCAGGCGCATGCCGGGAAATCGCGCCACCGCTTCCAGCTGCCGGAGGGCCTCGCCTTCCATCCAGGATTGGGAGGAGGCAATGACTCGAACTCGGGCGCTCGGGGGACTCGCAGTGGGGGAGGTCATCATGGGCCGCCGGACGCCAGGCCCGAAAACCTCCTGACGCTCCGACGCCCCGCGTCACTTGTGGTACGGCTCACCCTTGATGAGGGTGAAGGCGCGGTAGAGCTGCTCGACGAGCACCAGCCGTGCCAGCCGGTGTGGCAGCGTCATCCGGGACAGCGAGAGCGTGAGGTGGGCAGCCTGGCGGACGCTCTCGTCCAGCCCCTCGTCTCCGCCGATGACGAAGAGCAGATCCTTCGCGCCCGTCTGCGCCTTGGCCACGTATCGGCTGAGCTCCACCGAGTCCAGCTGCTTGCCGCGCTCGTCCATGGCCACCAGCCAGTCCTGGGGCTTGAGGCGCCCGAGGATGGCCTGGGCCTCGGCGGCCTTGGCATCTCCGGGCTTGAGCTTCTTGCCGCTGGCCTCGGGCAGCTCCACCAGCTCGAAGCGCGTGTAGTGCGCCAGTCGAGAGGCATACTCCTGGACGCCCGGCGCGAAGAGGCCCGAGCGGTCCTTGCCTATCGAGAGGAGGCGGACCTTCAGGAGAGCTTCTCCCGGGGCGCGTCGGCCCAGAGGCCCTCGAGATCGTAGAAGGCGCGCACGTCGTTGAGGAACAGGTGCGCCACCACCTCGCCGTAGTCGAGCAGCACCCACTGGCCCGTCTCCGTGCCCTCGGTGCCCGTGGGGTGGAGGCCGTCCTCCGTCTTCACCTTGACGTGGACGTTCTCGGCCATGGCGCTCACCTGTCGGTCGCTCTCGCCCGAGGCCAGGACGATGTAGTCCGCGTAGGAGGCCATGCCGCGCACGTCCAGCACGAGCACGTCCGAGGCCTTCTTGTCGAGCAGCAGCTGGGCAATCTTGTGCGCCAGCGCCTTCGCGCGGGGGTTCTCGGGTGGGCCGGCGGGCAGCTCCGGCGGCGCCGCGGGGAGGGTGGACTTCTTCCGCGCCCCCTTGGTGGGTGCCAGCCTGCGGCGCGCCGGGAGCTTCTTGCCCGTCGGCTTCTTGCCGCGCGCCGCCGGTGTCTTCTTCGCGCCACTCTTCGCCTTCTGGGAACTCGTCTTCTTCTTCTTCAGTGCCATGTGTGGGGGGCCACCCTAGCGCACCTGACCGCGTCCGTGGACGACGTACTTCTGACTCGTCAACTCTCGTAACCCCATGGGGCCGAAGGCGTGCAGCCGGCTGGTGGAGATTCCAATCTCCGCCCCCAGCCCCAGCTCCCCCCCGTCGTTGAAGCGCGTGGAGGCGTTCCACATCACCCCGCTGGCCGTCACCTCCCGGGTGAAGCGGCTGGCCGCCGCCTCGTCCGCGGTGACGATGGCCTCGGTATGTTCACTGCCGTAACGGGCGATGTGCGCCAGCGCCGCGTCCAGGTCCTTCACCACCCGTACGGCGAGGATGAGGTCCAGGAACTCGCGGCCGTAGTCGTCCTCGGCGGCGGGCTTCACCGGCACGCCGGCCCGGCTGAGCACCGCCACGGTGGTGGGGCAGCCGCGCAGCTCCACCTGCTTGTCCACCAGTGCACGGGCGACGGTGGGCAGGAAGCGCTCGGCCACGGCCCGGTCCACCAGCAGACACTCGGCGGCGTTGCAGACGCCGGGGCGGCTGGCCTTGGCGTTCACGGTGATGCGCGCGGCCATGTCCAGGTCCGCCGCCTCGTGCACGTACACGTGGCAGACGCCCTTGTAGTGCTTCACCACGGGGATGCGCGCGTTCTCCGCCACGAAGCGGATGAGCCCCTCGCCGCCTCGGGGGATGCACAAATCGATGAGCCCCTCCAGCTTGAGCAGTTCCAGGAGGGACTCGCGCTCGCCGGCGGGCACCACCTGGATGGAGTGCTCG
The DNA window shown above is from Hyalangium gracile and carries:
- a CDS encoding RNA ligase RtcB family protein; protein product: MMTSPTASPPSARVRVIASSQSWMEGEALRQLEAVARFPGMRLAVGLPDLHPGKGAPVGAALASEGFLYPFLVGNDIGCGMGLWDVELAVRKAKPERWAARLDLDGPWEGNTAAFLAEQGVKSSGFEEALGTVGGGNHFAEVQRVDEVHDAPAFASLGLREDRLLLLVHSGSRGLGEATLRAHVDRHGAGGLAEDSDEARAYLARHDHAVAWGRANRALIAHRMMDGIGASGRRVLDVCHNSVVSREVEGCTCWLHRKGAAPSDQGPVVIPGSRGALSYLVLPVGEGSASAHSLAHGAGRKWNRTTARERMRERFSAESLTRTSFKSHVICEDRDLLFEEAPPAYKAIDRVVTDLVEAGLVRVVATLAPLLTYKKRGGARS
- a CDS encoding 23S rRNA (pseudouridine(1915)-N(3))-methyltransferase RlmH; the encoded protein is MKVRLLSIGKDRSGLFAPGVQEYASRLAHYTRFELVELPEASGKKLKPGDAKAAEAQAILGRLKPQDWLVAMDERGKQLDSVELSRYVAKAQTGAKDLLFVIGGDEGLDESVRQAAHLTLSLSRMTLPHRLARLVLVEQLYRAFTLIKGEPYHK
- the rsfS gene encoding ribosome silencing factor; protein product: MALKKKKTSSQKAKSGAKKTPAARGKKPTGKKLPARRRLAPTKGARKKSTLPAAPPELPAGPPENPRAKALAHKIAQLLLDKKASDVLVLDVRGMASYADYIVLASGESDRQVSAMAENVHVKVKTEDGLHPTGTEGTETGQWVLLDYGEVVAHLFLNDVRAFYDLEGLWADAPREKLS
- a CDS encoding glutamate-5-semialdehyde dehydrogenase; translated protein: MTVAKEDVRPLAENARAASRTLAIAPTRQKDEALRSMARHLRSAAPAILAANAEDVSAARSAGRNAAFVDRLLLDAQRLEAMARAVEAVADLKDPVGEETEHWKRPNGLQIRKVRLPLGVVLMIYESRPNVTSDAAALCLKSGNAVLLRGGSESARSNQAIAQALQAGLQEAGLPEHSIQVVPAGERESLLELLKLEGLIDLCIPRGGEGLIRFVAENARIPVVKHYKGVCHVYVHEAADLDMAARITVNAKASRPGVCNAAECLLVDRAVAERFLPTVARALVDKQVELRGCPTTVAVLSRAGVPVKPAAEDDYGREFLDLILAVRVVKDLDAALAHIARYGSEHTEAIVTADEAAASRFTREVTASGVMWNASTRFNDGGELGLGAEIGISTSRLHAFGPMGLRELTSQKYVVHGRGQVR